In Gemella massiliensis, a single window of DNA contains:
- the gshAB gene encoding bifunctional glutamate--cysteine ligase GshA/glutathione synthetase GshB, whose product MNIRKIVKENNLEELFNAVKIGIEKEGQRVLESGDISKTGHPKTFGIRQKHPYIQTDFAESQIELITSPENSEKNVLRYLAAIHEVVLKNLPKDEFIWPLSIPVKLPNEEDIKVAQFEDKWDVEYREYLVKKYGKYKQMVSGIHYNFQLSDNLMKSIADIEKKDIVDVKNNIYMKLARQFIRYQWLLVYLYGASPLVEDKYYYNSNDKPKDYVRSIRMSRFGYVNDEDIVVSYNSLEEYIDNIVSYVETGKLIAEKEFYSSVRFRGEDTVKKFLNNGIKYIEFRLFDLNPYAPFGILGKDIRFIHLFIKTLVWLDEKNAVKSVEIGKEYSEKIALAHPLSKPEYLEEGLELLDNMKEMVKELKLSEADLTLIEEKENELIDSTLTIGGRLVRDYKNTSPLEVGMKLAKKYKKQATENYYSLKAFENMELSTQALIEDAIRNGIKVDIIDENDQFIRLEWNNQVEYVKNGNMTSRDSYISPLIMENKIVTKKILAEQGFRVPKGYEVSTLDDAVMVFNYIKNKPVVIKPKSTNFGLGITIFKYGINDIETYSEAINLALKEDKDVIIEEFIEGTEYRFFVIEGKTKAVLLRVPANVVGDGVHTIEELVEIKNNSSLRGDAKKTPLKKLELGEIEQLQLKEQGLTIHTVLKKGQVANLRENSNISTGGDSIDMTDEVHSSYKKLAVKISDAMLAKVCGVDLIIPDIKSEVDNNNYGVIEANFNPMMMMHIYPYKGKSRRLSLDVLRMLFPDKNII is encoded by the coding sequence ATGAATATTAGAAAAATTGTTAAAGAAAATAACCTTGAGGAATTGTTTAATGCTGTAAAAATTGGCATAGAAAAAGAAGGCCAACGAGTTCTGGAAAGTGGTGATATTTCTAAAACAGGTCATCCTAAAACATTCGGAATAAGACAAAAACATCCATATATTCAAACAGATTTTGCAGAATCTCAGATAGAGCTTATCACTTCACCTGAAAACTCTGAAAAAAATGTACTTCGTTATCTGGCGGCAATACATGAAGTTGTTTTAAAAAATCTTCCTAAAGATGAATTTATATGGCCGCTTAGTATTCCGGTAAAATTACCTAATGAAGAAGATATTAAGGTAGCGCAGTTTGAAGATAAATGGGATGTAGAATATAGAGAGTATTTAGTAAAAAAATACGGGAAATATAAACAAATGGTTTCGGGTATTCATTATAATTTTCAGTTATCTGATAATTTAATGAAGTCTATAGCTGATATTGAAAAAAAAGATATAGTAGATGTAAAAAATAATATTTATATGAAATTGGCTCGTCAATTTATTCGCTATCAGTGGCTACTTGTTTATTTATACGGTGCAAGTCCGTTAGTAGAGGATAAGTATTATTATAATAGTAATGATAAACCGAAAGATTATGTAAGAAGTATAAGAATGAGCCGTTTTGGTTATGTCAATGATGAAGATATTGTTGTATCTTATAACTCTTTAGAAGAGTATATTGATAATATAGTATCTTATGTAGAAACCGGAAAACTCATTGCAGAAAAAGAGTTCTACTCTAGCGTCCGTTTTAGAGGAGAAGATACTGTAAAAAAATTTTTAAATAACGGTATTAAGTATATAGAATTTAGACTATTCGACTTAAATCCGTATGCTCCTTTCGGAATTTTGGGAAAAGATATTCGTTTTATTCATTTATTTATTAAAACTTTAGTATGGTTAGATGAAAAAAATGCTGTTAAATCGGTAGAAATAGGAAAAGAGTACAGTGAGAAGATAGCTTTGGCGCACCCTTTGTCAAAACCTGAGTATTTAGAAGAAGGTTTGGAACTTTTGGATAATATGAAGGAAATGGTTAAAGAGCTAAAATTATCGGAAGCAGACTTAACTCTTATTGAAGAAAAAGAAAATGAATTAATAGATTCAACACTCACAATAGGCGGCAGATTGGTTAGAGATTATAAAAATACTTCACCGCTGGAGGTGGGAATGAAACTTGCAAAAAAATATAAAAAGCAAGCAACGGAAAATTATTATTCACTAAAGGCATTTGAAAATATGGAACTATCTACCCAAGCGTTAATAGAAGACGCAATAAGAAATGGAATTAAAGTTGATATTATTGATGAAAATGACCAATTTATACGTCTGGAGTGGAATAATCAGGTGGAGTATGTTAAAAACGGAAATATGACAAGTAGAGATAGTTATATTTCACCACTTATTATGGAAAATAAGATAGTTACGAAAAAAATTCTCGCTGAGCAAGGCTTTAGAGTACCTAAAGGGTATGAAGTATCAACTTTAGATGATGCTGTTATGGTATTTAATTATATAAAAAATAAACCTGTTGTCATTAAACCTAAAAGTACAAATTTTGGATTAGGAATTACCATTTTTAAGTATGGGATAAATGATATAGAAACCTATTCAGAAGCGATTAATTTAGCGCTAAAAGAAGATAAAGATGTAATAATTGAAGAATTTATCGAAGGAACGGAATATCGCTTTTTTGTAATCGAGGGTAAAACAAAGGCTGTTTTACTTAGAGTTCCGGCTAATGTTGTTGGTGATGGAGTTCATACAATAGAAGAGTTGGTAGAAATAAAAAATAACAGTTCATTACGTGGTGATGCCAAAAAAACACCTCTAAAAAAATTGGAGCTTGGCGAAATAGAACAGTTGCAATTAAAAGAGCAAGGGTTAACGATACATACAGTTTTGAAAAAAGGACAAGTAGCAAACTTAAGAGAAAATTCCAATATTAGTACCGGTGGTGATTCTATAGATATGACAGATGAAGTTCACAGCAGTTATAAAAAGTTAGCTGTAAAAATTTCGGATGCCATGTTAGCAAAAGTGTGTGGCGTGGATTTAATAATACCAGATATAAAATCGGAAGTAGATAACAATAATTATGGAGTGATAGAAGCAAACTTTAATCCTATGATGATGATGCATATTTATCCATATAAAGGTAAATCACGAAGATTATCACTTGATGTTTTGAGAATGCTTTTTCCGGATAAAAATATAATATAA